One Amycolatopsis thermophila DNA segment encodes these proteins:
- a CDS encoding alpha/beta hydrolase — protein MPRRGLVLAVLLPALLAGCTAGPSKRPPVVENDEPVSSAPASSATAVPLPPLTEPRSPSVDWTDCDQQTRARLGADAPTYLRFSCGTVLSTLDDPALPGRVQTHVALLKAGNGAIPLVVVNDVGGEPGTLYAARLAATLPPALLQRYSLIGVDRRGTGESDPLSCVPEDTRSQLLGQDPADDDLEPLLDAARKAGQQCAIDLGGAQQSFDSWRTAGDLDEIRGELGVPKLHALAHGEGSQVLISYAARFPDRVGRFVMDGVPDPSGDTVTVLGDLAAAQQATLDAYGTTVGQDAAATVNAVVDRLRRSPQVLPGGSVFGAGTALRAVVTGLADRTRWRELAQALEAGRAGDVRALAAFVAPMLNGSDVAPSRLDGQLATECNDTVVRMPADQVAGLTSRLRARYPVFGGLVTQQLAWCLPWPARTESLPTLSTSGLPPILVTSTLADPVTPEAGTVRAVQQMPSAVRVAWQGAGHGALSSPCAAEAVRAFLVDGKVPTDGTLCPA, from the coding sequence GTGCCGCGCCGTGGTCTCGTGCTCGCCGTGCTGCTGCCGGCCCTCCTCGCGGGCTGCACGGCTGGCCCGTCGAAACGGCCGCCGGTCGTGGAGAACGACGAGCCGGTGTCCTCCGCGCCCGCCAGTTCCGCCACCGCGGTCCCGCTGCCGCCGCTGACCGAACCCCGCTCGCCCTCGGTGGATTGGACCGACTGCGACCAGCAGACCCGCGCCCGCCTCGGCGCCGATGCGCCCACCTACCTGCGGTTCAGCTGCGGCACGGTGCTGTCCACCCTCGACGACCCCGCCCTGCCCGGACGCGTCCAGACCCACGTCGCCCTGCTCAAGGCGGGCAACGGCGCGATCCCGCTGGTCGTGGTCAACGACGTCGGCGGCGAACCCGGCACCCTCTACGCCGCTCGCCTCGCCGCGACCCTGCCGCCCGCACTGCTGCAGCGGTACTCGCTGATCGGCGTCGACCGGCGCGGCACCGGCGAGTCCGACCCGCTCTCGTGCGTCCCGGAGGACACGCGCAGCCAGCTGCTCGGCCAGGACCCGGCCGACGACGACCTCGAACCGCTGCTCGACGCCGCCCGCAAGGCCGGTCAGCAGTGCGCGATCGACCTCGGCGGCGCGCAGCAGTCGTTCGACAGCTGGCGCACCGCGGGCGACCTCGACGAGATCCGCGGCGAGCTGGGCGTGCCGAAGCTGCACGCGCTCGCCCACGGCGAGGGTTCCCAGGTGCTGATCTCCTACGCGGCCCGGTTCCCCGACCGGGTGGGGCGGTTCGTGATGGACGGTGTGCCCGACCCGTCCGGCGACACGGTCACGGTCCTCGGCGACCTCGCCGCCGCGCAGCAGGCCACCCTCGACGCCTACGGCACCACCGTCGGCCAGGACGCGGCCGCGACGGTGAACGCGGTGGTGGACCGTCTGCGCCGGTCGCCGCAGGTTCTGCCGGGCGGCTCGGTGTTCGGCGCGGGCACCGCGCTGCGGGCGGTCGTGACCGGGCTGGCCGACCGGACCCGCTGGCGCGAGCTGGCCCAGGCGCTGGAGGCCGGGCGGGCGGGCGACGTCCGCGCGCTCGCCGCGTTCGTGGCGCCGATGCTCAACGGGTCCGACGTCGCCCCCTCGCGGCTCGACGGGCAGCTCGCCACCGAGTGCAACGACACCGTGGTGCGGATGCCCGCCGACCAGGTCGCGGGGCTGACCAGCCGGCTTCGCGCGCGGTACCCGGTGTTCGGCGGCCTGGTGACGCAGCAGCTCGCGTGGTGCCTGCCGTGGCCGGCGCGCACCGAATCGTTGCCGACGCTGAGCACGTCCGGGCTGCCACCGATCCTGGTCACCAGCACCCTGGCCGACCCGGTCACGCCCGAGGCGGGCACCGTCCGCGCGGTGCAGCAGATGCCGAGCGCGGTGCGGGTCGCCTGGCAGGGCGCGGGGCACGGGGCGCTCTCGTCGCCGTGCGCGGCCGAGGCGGTGCGTGCGTTCCTGGTCGACGGCAAGGTGCCCACCGACGGCACGCTCTGCCCCGCGTAG
- a CDS encoding ATP-dependent DNA ligase produces MLPLTPPIQPMLAKPAKSIPDSDQLLFEPKWDGFRCLVFRDGDELTLQSRAGKPLDRYFPEVLARLPEVLPDRVVLDGELVVGREGHLDFDALTERIHPAESRVRLLAEQTPATFVAFDLLAQGGDAYLGEPTSTRRERLAELAGQDLNITPATTDPETARHWFELFEGAGLDGVIGKPLNAGYEPGKRIMIKYKHSRTADCVVAGLRWHKDSTPGEAVGSLLLGLYDENGVLHHPGVVGSFPVTRRKELASEFAGLITDGAGHPWLEGTVEGQRLPGGITRWRSTEQPWVPLRPERVVEVAYEHTEGGHPSRFRHTAQFVRWRPDREAGSCTYAQLEEVARYDLAAVFHGEVKRTR; encoded by the coding sequence ATGCTGCCGCTGACCCCGCCGATCCAGCCGATGCTGGCGAAACCGGCGAAGTCGATCCCGGACTCCGACCAGCTGCTGTTCGAGCCGAAGTGGGACGGCTTCCGCTGCCTCGTCTTCCGCGACGGCGACGAGCTGACGCTCCAGTCGCGCGCCGGCAAGCCGCTCGACCGGTACTTCCCCGAGGTGCTCGCGCGGCTGCCGGAAGTGCTGCCGGACCGGGTGGTGCTGGACGGTGAGCTGGTCGTCGGCCGCGAGGGGCACCTCGACTTCGACGCGCTGACCGAGCGGATCCACCCCGCCGAGTCCCGCGTGCGGCTGCTCGCGGAGCAGACCCCGGCCACGTTCGTCGCGTTCGACCTGCTCGCCCAGGGCGGCGACGCGTATCTGGGCGAACCGACCAGCACGCGGCGGGAGCGGCTGGCGGAGCTGGCCGGGCAGGACCTCAACATCACGCCGGCGACCACCGACCCGGAGACCGCGCGGCACTGGTTCGAGCTGTTCGAAGGCGCCGGGCTGGACGGGGTCATCGGCAAGCCGCTGAACGCCGGCTACGAGCCGGGCAAGCGCATCATGATCAAGTACAAGCACTCGCGCACCGCGGACTGCGTGGTGGCCGGGCTGCGCTGGCACAAGGACTCCACGCCCGGCGAGGCCGTCGGGTCCCTGCTGCTGGGCCTGTACGACGAGAACGGCGTGCTGCACCACCCGGGCGTCGTCGGGTCGTTCCCGGTGACGCGGCGCAAGGAACTGGCGAGCGAATTCGCCGGCCTGATCACCGACGGTGCCGGGCACCCGTGGCTGGAGGGCACGGTCGAGGGGCAGCGCCTGCCCGGCGGCATCACCCGGTGGCGCTCGACCGAGCAGCCGTGGGTGCCGCTGCGGCCGGAGCGGGTGGTCGAAGTCGCCTACGAACACACCGAGGGCGGGCACCCGTCGAGGTTCCGGCACACCGCGCAGTTCGTCCGGTGGCGCCCCGACCGCGAGGCCGGGTCCTGCACCTACGCGCAACTGGAGGAGGTCGCCCGCTACGACCTCGCGGCGGTCTTCCACGGCGAGGTCAAGCGCACCCGCTGA
- a CDS encoding pyrimidine reductase family protein, whose translation MEIVRSVWPDPLDDVTDDDLDRIYGYPDDLDRPWVQANFTSSADGASTLEGRSEGLSGPADKRIFFHGRLLADVVLAGAGTVRAENYRGARTTPERRERRARLGLAEVPPIAVVTGSARLDPSAPLFTDTKVPPIVITTEHAPAERRAALAEAGADILLAGEETIDLRRALDGLAERGLLRVNCEGGPHLFGELVAEDLVDQLCVTVAPLLAGGGADRIAIGRMASEAREMDLASILVEDGFTMLRYRRRG comes from the coding sequence ATGGAGATCGTGCGCAGTGTGTGGCCCGACCCCCTCGACGACGTGACCGACGACGACCTGGACCGGATCTACGGCTACCCGGACGACCTCGACCGGCCGTGGGTCCAGGCCAACTTCACCTCCTCCGCCGACGGCGCCTCCACGCTGGAGGGCAGGTCGGAGGGGCTGTCCGGCCCGGCCGACAAACGGATCTTCTTCCACGGCCGGCTGCTCGCCGACGTCGTGCTGGCGGGTGCCGGCACCGTCCGCGCCGAGAACTACCGCGGCGCGCGCACCACCCCGGAACGGCGCGAGCGCCGGGCGCGGCTCGGACTCGCCGAGGTGCCGCCGATCGCCGTCGTCACGGGCAGTGCCCGCCTCGACCCGTCGGCGCCGCTGTTCACCGACACGAAGGTGCCGCCGATCGTGATCACCACCGAGCACGCCCCCGCCGAGCGGCGCGCGGCGCTCGCGGAGGCGGGTGCGGACATCCTGCTGGCCGGTGAGGAGACCATCGACCTGCGCCGCGCCCTGGACGGGCTGGCCGAGCGCGGCCTGCTGCGGGTCAACTGCGAGGGCGGGCCGCACCTGTTCGGCGAGCTGGTCGCCGAGGACCTGGTGGACCAGCTGTGCGTGACGGTCGCGCCGCTGCTCGCCGGTGGTGGGGCGGACCGCATCGCGATCGGCCGGATGGCCAGCGAGGCGCGGGAGATGGATCTGGCATCGATCCTGGTGGAAGACGGATTCACGATGCTGCGGTACCGCCGCCGCGGCTAG
- the zapE gene encoding cell division protein ZapE, translating to MPAHLTDRQPELGADELIAALVPPPRFDAVRFATYVPNPDEPSQAQAVESCSAFAARIGQASPRKSKLRALFGGGSAPEPGKPGLYLDGGFGVGKTHLLASTWHDAPSPKAYGTFVELTHLVGALGFGEAVRRLSEHRLLAIDEFELDDPGDTMLVTRLLRELTDAGVYVAATSNTLPDKLGEGRFAAEDFLREIQSLSSRFAVVRVDGPDYRHRGLPDAPPPVDEEMLLKSAESREGATLDDFDALCEHLAKLHPSRYGRLVDGVSVVHLRDVRPAPDQNVALRLVAFADRLYDRAIPVVVSGEPLSALFTEEMLQGGYRKKYLRAVSRLTALARDAVSVS from the coding sequence ATGCCCGCGCACCTCACCGACCGGCAGCCCGAGCTGGGAGCGGACGAGCTCATCGCCGCTCTGGTGCCACCGCCGCGCTTCGACGCCGTGCGGTTCGCCACGTACGTGCCGAACCCCGACGAGCCGAGCCAGGCCCAGGCCGTCGAGTCGTGCTCGGCGTTCGCCGCGCGCATCGGGCAGGCGTCGCCCAGGAAGTCGAAGCTGCGGGCGCTGTTCGGCGGCGGGTCGGCGCCCGAGCCCGGCAAGCCGGGTCTCTACCTCGACGGCGGGTTCGGTGTCGGCAAGACCCACCTGCTCGCCTCGACCTGGCACGACGCGCCCTCGCCCAAGGCGTACGGCACGTTCGTCGAGCTGACCCACCTGGTCGGCGCGCTCGGGTTCGGCGAGGCGGTGCGGCGGCTGTCCGAGCACCGGCTGCTCGCGATCGACGAGTTCGAACTGGACGACCCGGGCGACACGATGCTGGTCACCCGGCTGCTGCGGGAGCTGACCGACGCCGGTGTGTACGTCGCGGCCACCTCGAACACGCTGCCGGACAAGCTCGGCGAGGGCCGGTTCGCCGCCGAGGACTTCCTGCGCGAGATCCAGTCGCTGTCGTCGCGGTTCGCCGTGGTGCGGGTGGACGGGCCGGACTACCGGCACCGCGGCCTGCCCGACGCGCCGCCACCGGTGGACGAGGAGATGCTGCTGAAGTCGGCGGAGAGCCGCGAGGGCGCGACCCTGGACGACTTCGACGCGCTGTGCGAGCACCTGGCGAAGCTGCACCCGTCCCGCTACGGACGGCTGGTCGACGGGGTTTCGGTGGTGCACCTGCGGGACGTGCGGCCGGCGCCGGACCAGAACGTCGCGCTGCGGCTGGTCGCCTTCGCCGACCGGCTCTACGACCGGGCCATCCCGGTGGTCGTGTCCGGCGAACCGCTGTCGGCGCTGTTCACCGAGGAGATGCTGCAGGGGGGCTACCGGAAGAAGTACCTGCGGGCGGTGAGCCGGCTGACCGCGCTGGCGCGAGACGCCGTGTCGGTGAGCTGA
- a CDS encoding phosphatase PAP2 family protein, which yields MRWAAAAVCLAAAIAVGVPFAGDTTASGPDATITAWIDGTFGGQPALLRLFVLPTEPVVLLPLLAIVVLACAIGRRWDGVALAVLGVAVPVALNAWVLKPLFDRVKTGYLAYPSGHTVSMVATLTVLVLLARPRTATAITATLSAVIVVVAGIGLVGLGYHYPTDVLGGACFAVAVVLALSSPTRRLAPARSAGSPPAGTSSGSPPAASPR from the coding sequence GTGAGGTGGGCGGCCGCGGCGGTCTGCCTGGCCGCCGCGATCGCGGTGGGGGTCCCGTTCGCCGGGGACACCACCGCGAGCGGGCCCGACGCCACGATCACCGCGTGGATCGACGGCACCTTCGGCGGGCAGCCCGCGCTGCTGCGGCTCTTCGTGCTGCCCACCGAGCCGGTCGTGCTGCTGCCGCTGCTGGCGATCGTCGTGCTCGCCTGCGCGATCGGGCGCCGCTGGGACGGCGTGGCGCTCGCGGTGCTGGGTGTCGCGGTGCCGGTCGCGCTCAACGCGTGGGTGCTCAAACCGCTGTTCGACCGGGTGAAGACCGGCTACCTCGCCTACCCCAGCGGGCACACCGTCAGCATGGTCGCCACGCTGACCGTGCTCGTGCTCCTCGCCCGCCCGCGGACGGCCACCGCGATCACCGCGACGCTCAGCGCGGTGATCGTCGTCGTCGCCGGCATCGGTCTCGTGGGGCTGGGGTACCACTACCCCACCGACGTGCTGGGCGGCGCGTGCTTCGCCGTTGCCGTGGTGCTCGCGCTCAGCTCACCGACACGGCGTCTCGCGCCAGCGCGGTCAGCCGGCTCACCGCCCGCAGGTACTTCTTCCGGTAGCCCCCCTGCAGCATCTCCTCGGTGA
- a CDS encoding DUF2252 domain-containing protein: MERALVPGELSDPEELHARGRELGERTPPSAHDHDARGPHRPSIADFLDASNSGRLDDLIPLRIGRMITSPFAFFRGAAGLMAADLAGTPHSGLSAQICGDAHAANFGLYGTPDGQIVMDVNDFDETVRGPWEWDLKRLAASLVLAGREGGVSEKDCQDAAEDAVKSYRRVVRRLGEASFLRSWNALADEDALSTVKAGDLSDEFREAAEKARRNTSARVAAKWTERIDDHTTGLSRHRFVEDPPVLRHVDEDTAEAVADGLVSYVHTLRESRRNLIARYRIADVAFRVVGTGSVGLRSYLVLLHGNTDEDLVLQVKEARPSALAPFVPEHRSEHEGRRIVHGARLVQAETDILLGWTTVGDRPFIVRQFRNMKGSIEPTGLGGRDLDDYGRLAGALLARAHIRSVHPRLLAGYFDGDDQLDEAIGRFAVRYADQTESDHAELVAAVENGRFPAITE, from the coding sequence ATGGAACGGGCACTGGTGCCGGGCGAGCTGAGCGACCCGGAGGAACTGCACGCACGGGGCCGCGAGCTGGGCGAACGCACTCCGCCCTCCGCGCACGACCACGACGCGAGGGGCCCGCACCGGCCGTCGATCGCCGACTTCCTCGACGCGAGCAACTCCGGCCGCCTCGACGATCTGATCCCGCTGCGGATCGGCCGCATGATCACCTCGCCCTTCGCGTTCTTCCGCGGGGCGGCCGGGTTGATGGCGGCCGACCTCGCCGGCACCCCGCACAGTGGACTGTCCGCCCAGATCTGCGGCGACGCGCACGCCGCGAACTTCGGCCTGTACGGCACGCCGGACGGGCAGATCGTCATGGACGTCAACGACTTCGACGAGACCGTCCGCGGGCCGTGGGAGTGGGACCTCAAGCGCCTCGCCGCGAGCCTGGTGCTCGCCGGACGCGAGGGCGGCGTGTCCGAAAAGGACTGCCAGGACGCGGCCGAAGACGCGGTGAAGTCCTACCGGCGCGTGGTCCGCCGGCTCGGCGAGGCGTCGTTCCTGCGGTCGTGGAACGCGCTCGCCGACGAGGACGCCCTCTCCACGGTGAAGGCCGGCGACCTGTCCGACGAGTTCCGTGAGGCCGCGGAGAAGGCCCGCCGCAACACCAGCGCCCGCGTCGCCGCGAAGTGGACCGAGCGCATCGACGACCACACCACCGGCCTGAGCCGCCACCGGTTCGTCGAGGACCCACCGGTCCTGCGCCACGTCGACGAAGACACCGCCGAGGCCGTCGCGGACGGGCTGGTGTCCTATGTGCACACCCTGCGCGAGTCGCGGCGCAACCTCATCGCGCGCTACCGCATCGCCGATGTCGCCTTCCGCGTCGTCGGCACCGGCAGCGTCGGGCTGCGCAGCTACCTCGTGCTGCTGCACGGCAACACCGACGAGGACCTGGTGCTGCAGGTGAAGGAGGCCCGCCCGTCCGCGCTCGCGCCGTTCGTCCCGGAGCACCGCAGCGAACACGAGGGCCGGCGTATCGTCCACGGTGCCCGGCTGGTGCAGGCCGAAACCGACATCCTGCTCGGCTGGACGACCGTCGGGGACAGGCCGTTCATCGTGCGCCAGTTCCGCAACATGAAGGGTTCGATCGAACCGACCGGGCTGGGCGGCCGGGACCTCGACGACTACGGCCGCCTCGCCGGCGCGCTGCTCGCCCGTGCGCACATCCGCTCGGTCCACCCGCGATTGCTGGCGGGATACTTCGACGGTGACGACCAGCTCGACGAGGCCATCGGCCGCTTCGCGGTGCGCTACGCCGACCAGACCGAGTCCGACCACGCCGAGCTGGTCGCCGCGGTCGAGAACGGCCGCTTCCCGGCGATCACGGAGTAG
- the rocD gene encoding ornithine--oxo-acid transaminase, producing the protein MTTSAAEFIALDERWSTHNYHPLPVVIAEADGAWVTDVEGRRYLDFLSAYSALNFGHRHPALIAAAQEQLGKVTLTSRAFHHDQLGPFCRELAELTGTEMVLPMNSGAEAVESALKVARKWAYEVKGVPEGRAGIVVAGSNFHGRTTTIISFSTDESARAGFGPYTPGFTVVKYGDPAALRDAITDHTAAVLLEPIQGEAGVLVPPEGYLAEARRLCDDAGVLLIADEIQSGLARTGTLLALEHTGVRADLYTLGKALGGGILPLSAVVGRRDVLGVLKPGEHGSTFGGNPLACAVGRAVIRLLSTGEFQARSAQLGARMHARLGELVGHGLAEVRGRGLWAGIDITPGGLSGREACAALAGKGLLAKETHGATLRLAPPLTISEADLDHGLDVLEEVLRR; encoded by the coding sequence ATGACGACCTCCGCGGCCGAGTTCATCGCGCTCGACGAGCGCTGGAGCACGCACAACTACCACCCGCTGCCCGTCGTGATCGCCGAGGCCGACGGCGCCTGGGTCACCGACGTCGAGGGCCGCCGGTACCTCGACTTCCTGTCCGCCTACTCGGCGCTGAACTTCGGGCACCGCCACCCCGCGCTGATCGCGGCGGCGCAGGAGCAGCTCGGGAAGGTCACGCTGACCTCGCGCGCGTTCCACCACGACCAGCTGGGCCCGTTCTGCCGGGAACTGGCCGAGCTGACCGGCACCGAGATGGTGCTGCCGATGAACTCCGGCGCCGAGGCGGTCGAGTCCGCGCTGAAGGTCGCCCGGAAGTGGGCCTACGAGGTCAAGGGCGTGCCGGAGGGGCGCGCCGGGATCGTGGTGGCCGGGTCGAACTTCCACGGTCGCACCACGACGATCATCTCGTTCTCCACCGACGAGTCCGCACGGGCCGGGTTCGGCCCCTACACGCCGGGATTCACGGTGGTGAAGTACGGCGACCCGGCGGCCCTGCGCGACGCGATCACCGACCACACCGCGGCGGTCCTGCTCGAACCCATCCAGGGCGAGGCCGGGGTGCTGGTGCCGCCGGAGGGCTACCTGGCGGAGGCGCGCCGGCTGTGCGACGACGCCGGGGTGCTGCTGATCGCCGACGAGATCCAGTCCGGCCTGGCCCGCACGGGGACGTTGCTGGCGCTGGAGCACACCGGGGTGCGCGCGGACCTGTACACGCTGGGCAAGGCGCTCGGCGGCGGGATCCTGCCGCTGTCGGCGGTGGTCGGCCGGCGGGACGTGCTGGGAGTCCTCAAGCCGGGCGAGCACGGCTCGACCTTCGGCGGCAACCCGCTGGCCTGCGCGGTCGGCCGGGCCGTGATCAGGCTGCTGTCCACCGGCGAGTTCCAGGCGCGGTCGGCACAACTGGGCGCCCGGATGCACGCGCGCCTCGGTGAACTGGTCGGGCACGGGCTGGCCGAGGTCCGCGGGCGCGGCCTGTGGGCGGGCATCGACATCACCCCCGGTGGTCTCAGCGGCCGGGAAGCCTGCGCGGCCCTGGCCGGGAAGGGCCTGCTGGCGAAGGAAACCCACGGCGCCACGCTGCGCCTGGCGCCGCCCCTGACCATCTCGGAAGCCGACCTGGACCACGGGCTGGACGTCCTGGAGGAGGTCCTGCGCCGCTGA
- a CDS encoding YciI family protein, producing the protein MKYLLFYEPADNVLERGAPHMADHSARLREFHARGDLLLVGTLENPQENGALSVFRTREAAEEFAGGDPFVRNGVVRHWYIREWDEILTP; encoded by the coding sequence ATGAAGTACCTGCTGTTCTACGAGCCCGCCGACAACGTCCTCGAGCGCGGGGCGCCGCACATGGCCGACCACTCGGCGCGGCTGCGCGAGTTCCACGCCCGCGGCGACCTGCTGCTCGTCGGCACACTCGAGAACCCCCAGGAGAACGGGGCGCTCAGCGTGTTCCGGACGCGGGAGGCCGCCGAGGAGTTCGCCGGCGGTGACCCGTTCGTCCGCAACGGGGTGGTGCGGCACTGGTACATCCGCGAGTGGGACGAGATCCTCACGCCGTGA
- a CDS encoding SRPBCC domain-containing protein, whose amino-acid sequence MTEILSRPPVRQATLVRSDAAHTFDTFVRTIGVWWPVEPFSRGRERVRDVTFERREGGRVYETWDDGTEHDWGEVLAWDPPERFTMSWLVTPAPTEVELTFRALGPALTRVAVEHRGWEALSDEQVRAACALDGGYAGGAFTEGWSRILARLVAEAERAA is encoded by the coding sequence ATGACCGAAATCCTGAGCCGGCCGCCGGTGCGGCAGGCGACCCTGGTGCGCAGCGACGCCGCGCACACCTTCGACACTTTCGTGCGCACGATCGGCGTGTGGTGGCCGGTCGAGCCGTTCTCGCGCGGCCGCGAACGCGTCCGTGACGTGACGTTCGAGCGCCGCGAAGGCGGCCGGGTCTACGAGACGTGGGACGACGGCACCGAGCACGACTGGGGCGAGGTGCTGGCGTGGGACCCACCCGAGCGGTTCACGATGAGCTGGCTGGTCACCCCCGCGCCGACGGAGGTCGAGCTGACCTTCCGCGCGCTGGGCCCCGCGCTGACCCGCGTCGCGGTCGAGCACCGCGGCTGGGAGGCCCTCAGCGACGAGCAGGTGCGGGCGGCGTGCGCGCTGGACGGCGGCTACGCCGGGGGCGCGTTCACCGAGGGCTGGTCCCGGATCCTCGCCCGGCTCGTGGCGGAAGCGGAGCGTGCGGCATGA
- a CDS encoding ArsR/SmtB family transcription factor, with protein MTDDERTDEALRALAEPRRRAILRLVAHDELAAGEIAESFDVSRTAVSQHLTVLKNAGLLDERRDGTRRLYRARPDGLAGLRQFLDDMWASSLDTARRLVEAERGIGEDDTARGSA; from the coding sequence ATGACGGACGACGAGCGGACGGACGAGGCGCTGCGGGCGCTCGCGGAGCCCCGGCGGCGCGCGATCCTCCGGCTGGTCGCCCACGACGAGCTGGCCGCCGGCGAGATCGCGGAGTCGTTCGACGTGAGCCGCACGGCGGTCAGCCAGCACCTCACCGTGCTGAAGAACGCGGGACTGCTCGACGAACGGCGCGACGGGACCCGGCGGCTGTACCGGGCCCGCCCGGACGGGCTCGCGGGACTGCGGCAGTTCCTCGACGACATGTGGGCCTCATCCCTCGACACGGCTCGACGGCTGGTCGAAGCTGAGCGGGGGATCGGCGAAGACGACACGGCGAGAGGATCGGCATGA
- a CDS encoding VOC family protein, whose amino-acid sequence MGQQVAFFEVISPDAERARKFYAELFGWQIGADPAMGGYALVDTGGGIGGGIGPSTAPGDAGVKIYMRVDDLDAYLDRAERLGGKRLVPPTDLPGDFGRFAIFTDPDGNQVGLWA is encoded by the coding sequence ATGGGACAGCAGGTCGCGTTCTTCGAAGTGATCAGCCCCGACGCCGAACGGGCGCGAAAGTTCTACGCCGAGCTGTTCGGCTGGCAGATCGGCGCCGACCCCGCGATGGGCGGATACGCGCTCGTCGACACGGGCGGGGGCATCGGCGGCGGAATCGGGCCGTCGACCGCGCCCGGCGACGCCGGCGTCAAGATCTACATGCGGGTCGACGACCTCGACGCGTACCTGGACCGGGCGGAGCGGCTGGGCGGGAAGCGGCTGGTGCCACCGACCGATCTGCCCGGCGACTTCGGCCGGTTCGCGATCTTCACCGACCCGGACGGCAACCAGGTCGGACTCTGGGCGTAG